Part of the Catalinimonas alkaloidigena genome is shown below.
AATAACTTTAATTTAATATTCTAAGCGCTTACCTTATTCATCATATTGACCAGTTTTTATATTTCAGTTTGTAAATGCCTCTTGTTAATCTAGGAGGCATTTATTATTTTGAGTAAATTTACTCAGAATAACTAGTACAAAACTGAAGAACTTTTCTAATCCCATTTTTATGAGCTTGTAGATTGTTGGTAATCAGCAACTTATGGGCGTATTCCTGCCTGAATAATTTTTCTCGTATTCAGTTTTGAAAATTTTTAATGCTCATACATGTAATATTTGTCCTATTTTATTAAGTAAAAATCAGAAAAAGTAGCATAATATCTTATCAAACGCTTTATTATTCTGTTTTTTCTAAATATTATTCATAAATTTACATGTAAGAATATTTTAATATTATAATATTTTTTATAGATTTAGCGCTCAGTCATCATATCTAATTCCAATTACCCTATGAAAGAGATTCGTCAGTTAGTAAGAATCGTTAGAAAAAAAGGCCAGAGAAGTATACAACTTGTCAACCAAAATTTCAGAAAAAATGAAACTTCAAAAGACAATTTACTATATGAAGGCATTACCAATAACAAATTTCTAAATGATGAATCAGCAGCGCGTGAAGTTTTTGACACTGACCCAGGAAATAGAAACTATCGGAATGCAAAGGGTAAGCTAAAAAACAAATTATTCAATCACCTCTACTTTCTGGATTACGACAAAGAAAGCTATACAACTTATCAAAAAGCTGAATATGAGGCACTTCACAAACTGCATCAGTGCAATATTCTCATCAGAGAAGGTGCCGCAAAAATAGCCATTCGTAACCTACCCCATCTCATCAAAACTGCGCAAGCTTATGAGCTGAGTCTGGTTGCGATTGAAGCACTTACATTATTAAGAAATGAATACGCCAGGCTTGGCAAATTAACTCCTTATAAAGAAACCAACGATGAACTTCAAAAGTATAAAAAGTTTCATGAAGCCAAACTAAGGTGTGAGGATGCTTATTTTGATGTAATGGTTCTAATCAACAAGTCAGTCAGTGCTCAAAACAGGGTGATTGGCCGTGTTCCCAAGGTGATAGATATGATTAGAGGGGAAGCGAAGAAATTCAACAGTCACGGACTGCAAATTCTGGCCGCGAAGCTGGAAATCACTTTTAATAATATTAAGTGGAACTTTAAAGAAAATATTAACCTATGCACTGAGCTGGAGAAAAAGTATCTCAACAAGCCCAATAACGAGATTGAGGTTGATCTGAACCAGAATGCTGTGATCTTTTCAAAACTCCAGGCTTATTTATACCTCACAGATATCAAAGCAGGAAAGGCTTATGCATCACAAAAAATAGATAGAGTAAAAACAGGAAGTAAAATCTGGTTCAGATTTAGTGAATACTACTTTCTTTTGCTCATGAAAGGCCAAAAGTTTAAAGAGGCTAGTAATCTTTTCAGAGCTGTAAGAACCAATAAAAATTACAACTCACTGCCTGATCCGGAAAAAGACCGCTGGCATATTTACAGAGCTTACCTTATTTTCTTTCATGATACCAAGATACTTCGTTGGGGCTTTAACCTGGAAGAGTTTTTAGGTTCGCGTCCGTGTTACGAAAAAGATTATAATGGGTACAACGTAGCTACTTTAGCGATTCAGTTTTTATTCCTGATTCAGGAAGGAAATATCAGCGCAATTAATGCTTGCGTAGATGAAATTGTGAAGTACAAATCGGCTCATCTTGATAAAAGACACAATTATCGCAGTAGCATCTTCATTCGCTTATTAGAAATCGTAATTGATAAGGAATTTGATTACGAACAGATACAGGAGAAAGGAGAAACGTACCACAAAAAATTAGTGAAAACGCCTATTCCTAGCGATTTAAGGCAGGATACTGAAATTGTGCCATATGAAGTATTATGGCAACATATTTTAGATATCATCAAGACAAACAAAGCATACATACATTTTCGCTTCTATAATATGAGTGCCATGTAAATATGTGCTATAATTTTTATTAATTTCTTATCCATTACCTGCCTTTTCTAGTAGATTTGCACTAATGGGTAACGAAAGTTTCTTTCTTCAAATTTTAATCTGGCGTATCAAACACATCAGCAATCGTAATTTTGTGCTGATACTCAGTATTATCGTTGGATTTCTTTCCGGGCTGGCCGCAGTGCTTCTCAAAGAGAGCGTCCACCTCATCCAGTACGCTCTTACTTCTCATTTTGATTATGAATATTCAAACTATCTTTACCTTGCGTACCCGCTCATAGGGATACTAATAACGGTTTTGCTGGCGAAGTATTTTTTTAGAGAACCCTTTGGGCATGGTATCACTGGTATTCTATATGCAATTTCAAGAAAGTCAAGTAACATCAGCCGGTCCAAAACCTATTCAAACTTACTAGGAAGTGCAATCACGGTAGGTTTTGGTGGTTCAGTCGGATTGGAGGCCCCGATTGTGGTTACCGGTTCCGCCATTGGTTCAAATATCGGAAGGCTGGTTCATTTACAGGCCAAGAAAAGGGCATTGCTAATTGGTTGTGGTACTGCTGGAGCAATTTCCGCGATATTTAATTCTCCTATCGCAGGCGTGATATTTAGCATTGAAGTGATTTTGACAGATATCAGTATCAATGCTTTTATACCCTTGCTGATTTCATCTGTAACAGGTTCTTTAACCTCTTTACTACTTTTGGGCGATGAAATATTGTTTTCGTTTACCTTAGAAGACCCTTTTACCGCAATGGATACGCCTTACTATTTCTTTCTGGGCATCTTTTGTGGACTCGTCTCACTTTATTTTACTCGTATTACTTATCAGATTGAAAATTTTTTAAGCAGTATCAGAAACCAGTATAAACGAGCGGTATTGGGAGGACTGGCGTTAGGGTTAATAATTTTCATCTTCCCTCCTATGTATGGAGAGGGTTATAATTTCATCAAATTAATGCTGGAAGGTAATGAGCAGGCTATTTTTGATAATAGCATGTTTTTTCAACGTTTTGGAAATGTAAGCATACTCTTACTGTTTATCCTGGGGCTAATCTTAATCAAACCAATCGCAGCTGCCAGTACAATCGGGGCCGGTGGAAACGGTGGAATATTCGCACCTTCATTATTTATAGGGGCAGTGACAGGCTTCTTTTTTGCCAAATTGGTGAATACTATGGGAATATTTGGCACTGTTAGTCTTAGCAACTTCACCCTGGTAGGCATGTGTGGACTTATGAGTGGAATATTGCACGCACCACTTACCGCCATTTTCCTGATTGCGGAAATCACCAGCGGCTATACCCTTTTCGTACCCCTGATGCTTGTGTCTGCATTATCATATAGTACAATTCTGTACTTTGAAAGATATTCTCTCTATCTCAAATCACTGGTAAAAAAGGGATATCTGAATCCTGACGATCGCGATTTACAAGTGTTAAGCCTCATTGATATCAAAAAGCTGCTGGAAACTGATTTACTTACGATCCGGCCCGATGCCTCTTTAGGGGACTTAGTAAACCTTGTCAGAGTATCCAAAAGAAACATATTTCCGGTGGTGAATGAACAGAAGGAATTGGTGGGGATCGTGACGCTGGACGATATCCGTAAAATCATGTTTGACCATGAGTCTCAGGAAAGCATCAAGGTCTCATCGCTCATGCATGCCCCCCCTGATAAGATATCCACTACCGAGACGATGCAGGAAGTCATGGAAAAATTTGAGAAAACTGGAGCCTGGAACCTTCCTGTTCTCAATGAAGGTAAATATATGGGCTTGATTTCCAAGTCCAGGATTTTCAACGCATATCGTAACAAACTGATGCGCCAGCGTAAAGAATTTTAATTATAGCCAGGCAATCCCATTGTAGCTTTCATATTTTTTTGCTTAATTTTATTAAGACAGAATAATTACATATATGAAGAAGCTTTTATTCATTTTTTGTTTTTCAGGTTTATTTTTTAATGGAAAAGCTCAGGATATCCCTTCTTATTCCTTTGAAGAACTGGAAGAAAAAATTATAACTGAATCTGAAGAACGCGCATTGGTCGTAAACTTCTGGGCAACATGGTGCGCACCCTGCATCAAAGAACTTCCATATTTTGAGAGCTTAACAGAAGCATATGCCCCTGATAAATTAAAAGTATTACTGGTAAGCTTGGATATGGATAAGGAAAGAGCCGTCAAATTTAAAGAGAAGAAAAAATTACAGTCGGATGTAGCTTATCTTGATGAGGTAGATTTCAATAAGTGGATTGATAAAATCAGTCCTGATTGGAGCGGTGCTATTCCTGCTACATTGATGATATCTCCTGAAGGAAACAGCTCCTTTTACGAAGGTGAGTTTACAAAAGAAGAATTATATGAGCAAGTAAAACGTTTTTTCAACAAAACAGATTAGCTATGAAAAGATATGTTGCATTTTTCTCTGTGCTTACATTGATATTTACCATCAGCGCAAATACTGCCAAACAGGAAGGCTATGAGGTTGGTGATTATGCTACAGACTTCAACCTGGAAGGCGTAGATGGCAAAAAAGTATCGCTTAGTGATTATGAGGACGCTGAAGGCTTTATTGTAATATTTACCTGCAATACCTGCCCATATGCCAAGATGTATGAGCAACGCATCATTAAATTACATAAAACGTATGCTGACAAAGGCTATCCTGTTGTTGCCATCAACCCTAATTGTTCAGAGCGATCTCCCGGAGATTCCATGAGCGAAATGAAAAAGCGCGCCCAAGAAAAAGGTTTTGGTTTCGCGTACCTTCAGGATGAAACCCAGGACATCACCAAAGCTTATGGTGCTACCAATACTCCGCATGTTTATATACTGGATAAGGAAAACAGTGGTAAACTGAAAGTGGCTTATATTGGTACGATTGACAATAATTACAAAGATGCTGATAAAGCAAACGTACATTATGTTCAGGATGCTGTTGATGCTTTAATGCAAGGTAATAGTGTACCTGAAACCAATACTAAAGCAATAGGCTGCACAATAAAATGGAAAATGAGCTAATGATTTAAGCCCGCTTGTCGGGCTTTTTTTATACCTTTGAAGTTTATTACTTACAGGAATATTTGATCTATACAGAGACCTATCTATACATTCTATGAAATTTGGTATTGTAATCTTTCCCGGTTCCAATTGTGATGAAGATTTATATTATGTCTATAAAGAAATTCTGAAACTGGATGTTGTAAAACTTTGGCATAAAGAAAGAGATTTAAAAGGCTGTGATTTTATCCTGGTTCCTGGTGGTTTTTCTTATGGTGACTACCTACGTTCCGGAGCCATTGCACGCTTTTCGCCTATAATGGATGCTGTGATTGAACACGCAAATAAAGGTGGATATGTCTTAGGAATATGCAACGGATTCCAGATTCTTACCGAAGCAGGATTACTTCCCGGCACCTTGCTCAAAAACAAAGAGCAAAAATTTATTTGTAAGAATGCATATATCAAACCAGTGTCAAAAACAGCGCTGATGACAGCTAGCCTTGATCACCACAAAGCATATAAAATTCCGGTAGCTCATGCCGATGGTCGCTATTATGCGCCTGAAAATGTGATCAAAACACTGGAAGATAATGATCAAATTCTTTTTCAATACTGTAGCGATAAATGCGAACTTGATGAGCTGAGTAACTTTAATGGTTCAATCCATGCAATCGCGGGTGTCTGCAATAAGGAAAAAAATGTATTTGGATTAATGCCTCACCCTGAGCGAGCATCTGATGAAGCATTGGGCAACACTGATGGAAAAGCCTTACTAGCATCTTTACTTGAAAAAAATCTGGTATGACGCATCCCAATTGCGTAATGGAGATGCGAATGATAAAATTACTTTAGGTAATCGGTCCGCTACCCCCTTGCTGAGGTGCATTGTAATTTTGTTCAAAAGTAAGCAGCATTTTGTGGGTCTGAGAATTTAGTTTCTTCCTGAAGAAGGGCGTCCACCCAATGAAAAAGCCTGTAATCCCTAGTACTTGTCTGGACCATTGGTATAGGTCAAAGCTGTCTTTATGCTGAATTATTTTATCATCTGAATTCAAATTCAACAGAGACGATATTATGTACTTTCCTGACAGTCTTGCTAAAGGTATAGAACGTTTCCCAACGTGCGCTTCTCTTTTAATCAGTAGTTTTTATAATCTGATGCTTTTACACAAAAGTCTGTGCCTTGCTGAGACTGGCAAAGTATCCGCCACAAATGAGTCAGTTAAACTAGGCGGAAGTTGGAAGCCGATGAACCGAATAAGTCAGCCTGATTGCCCTACGGTTTTTTATGCTCTCGAGAAAACTGCGTTAGTCATTAATAGCAGTTATTTACCTTGGAACTACAGATTAGCAGAATAACCTCAACAATGTTTGCATTTTTGAAAACATTCGTGCAGTTTTGGTCGTACTATACCATGAATGTTATTGCTAAAAGAACACTAAGAGAGTTTTGGCTCAAACATCCTGAAGCTGAAGTGGCTCTTAAAGAGTGGCACCATACCGCTGAAAAAGCTACTTGGGAAAAGCCTAGCAAAATAGTAGAAGCTATTGCCAATACGCGTTTTATTGGTAATAACCGTTTTGTGTTCAAAATCAGAGGTAACAATCATTGCTTGGTTGTGAAAATCTTATTTCCGTTTCGGCAAGTGTATGTTCGTTTTGTAGGTACACATGCTGAATATGGTCAGATTGATGCTAATACTATTTAATGAATGCCTTATGGCTCAATTACAAATAACTCCGATTCGTAGCGAGAAAGATCTCAACAAGGCTTTTGCCCGTATTGATCAGCTCATTGAAGCTAAGCCTGATACTGTTGAGTACGAAGAATTGGTCATTCTAGGGGACTTGGTGTATGCCTATGAACAAAAACATCATGCTATCGGTCTTCCCGATCCAATTGATTTGTTAAAAGCTAAGATTGAGGATGGAGACATTAGCCTGGAGGAGCTTAAAGAAATCCTGCCTAACCGATCTACCCGCTCTCTGGTATTAAGTAAACAAAGGAGAATTCCCGTGAAGGCTATGTATGAAATGGTATCCAGAGGATGGTTTCCTGCAGCATCTGTTTTTCTGCCAGCCTATTTTGAAGGCTTTGAAGCTGCTTCTTGATGGGGGGGGGATACGTTCGATATTTTACACTATGTGGGTTAGTTTGACTGCAATCCTACCAACCTTTACCCCCTCTCTAACTCGCAAGAGGCGTAACATATAGTTGAACTAGCGGGAGGAGAGCAGAAGATGTTTGATCAGCTGAATAGTGCATTACAGGAAGGTCATTATCAGTGGGGATTACGATTAGCCGACTATCTACTCCCAACAGACTATGAAAAAACGATAGTTGTTGAAGTGAAGATAAAGTTGTTAAGAGCGTTAGTAGCACAACAAATAAATGCTCCCGCCAGAAACTACTATCTCTCGTATACTTACGAATTGGAGAAAAATATACAGTAGGACATTTAGTTAAGTAATAGCAGCGTATCATTTCTCATTTTTACCATTTTTAGGCGTAGTTTCATCTATCACTCCTATTCTCTTTAGCCTATCTTTGACGAAGTAGATAGTGAATTAGTAGTAATTCAAAACCTGGATAACCATGAATATAGCCGTCACCTCCGCCAGCGGACAACTGGGATCGGCCATTGTTTTGCGACCTAATAATGGCCAGAACGAAATGAAATCCTATAGATCCAATCTGCTTTACTCACTGATACTTGTTTCTTTAGTGATGGTGGGCAAGCTAGAAGCACAAGCTCAACAGTCAGAAAGAAATACAACAATCGCATCAATCGGTGATGCAGTTATGGAAAAGATCGATCTGGCTTTACCTGACGAGCTATATGAAGGTTACCTATTTTGGCACCAGGCAGATGAAATCGACACCGATGTAGTTAATTACACAATGCTTCTTGATACTGAGGGAAAGGTAGTTCATCGCTGGGATAGCGATTTAAATGGAGGAGGGCATACCTCCTACCTGCTGGAGTCCGGTGGTCTGTTACGTACCGGTATTAGGGATCGGGAATGGGTAACGGGGCAGCCCGTGGCCGCTACCGACATTCTACAGATCACAGACAAAACCGGAAAAGCGATCTGGGAGTTAAGTGCCAAGAATATTGATATTAATGGTAACAAAATCACCTTTCACCACGATATGCTACCCATGCCCAACGGCAATATCCTGGTTTTATTCTACGAAGAAATTAGCCTGGAAGAAGCAGCGGCGGCTGGTTGGACTGCTGGCAAGGGCAAAACGGTTTGGTCAGATGGGGTGTTGGAGATCAAACCCGACCTGAAGGGGGATTCCCATGAAGTAGTCTGGTATTGGCGCTTTGTTGACCATGTCATTCAGGATCAAGATGCGAATGCGGCCAACTACGGTGTGATTGCCGATCATCCGGAAAAGATCGATGGTCACTTCCCCAAAAGCTATATGCCAATGAATGCTGTGCGGCAACATTTAAATGGTCTAGACTATCACCCGGGCATGGATCAGATCGTTGTTAGCTCCTTTATCTATAACGAAATCTGGGTGATCGATCACAGCACGACCATCGAAGAAGCCGCAGGCTCCACCGGTGGTCGAAGGGGCATGGGGGGT
Proteins encoded:
- a CDS encoding chloride channel protein, whose translation is MGNESFFLQILIWRIKHISNRNFVLILSIIVGFLSGLAAVLLKESVHLIQYALTSHFDYEYSNYLYLAYPLIGILITVLLAKYFFREPFGHGITGILYAISRKSSNISRSKTYSNLLGSAITVGFGGSVGLEAPIVVTGSAIGSNIGRLVHLQAKKRALLIGCGTAGAISAIFNSPIAGVIFSIEVILTDISINAFIPLLISSVTGSLTSLLLLGDEILFSFTLEDPFTAMDTPYYFFLGIFCGLVSLYFTRITYQIENFLSSIRNQYKRAVLGGLALGLIIFIFPPMYGEGYNFIKLMLEGNEQAIFDNSMFFQRFGNVSILLLFILGLILIKPIAAASTIGAGGNGGIFAPSLFIGAVTGFFFAKLVNTMGIFGTVSLSNFTLVGMCGLMSGILHAPLTAIFLIAEITSGYTLFVPLMLVSALSYSTILYFERYSLYLKSLVKKGYLNPDDRDLQVLSLIDIKKLLETDLLTIRPDASLGDLVNLVRVSKRNIFPVVNEQKELVGIVTLDDIRKIMFDHESQESIKVSSLMHAPPDKISTTETMQEVMEKFEKTGAWNLPVLNEGKYMGLISKSRIFNAYRNKLMRQRKEF
- a CDS encoding TlpA family protein disulfide reductase; this translates as MKKLLFIFCFSGLFFNGKAQDIPSYSFEELEEKIITESEERALVVNFWATWCAPCIKELPYFESLTEAYAPDKLKVLLVSLDMDKERAVKFKEKKKLQSDVAYLDEVDFNKWIDKISPDWSGAIPATLMISPEGNSSFYEGEFTKEELYEQVKRFFNKTD
- a CDS encoding thioredoxin family protein; this encodes MKRYVAFFSVLTLIFTISANTAKQEGYEVGDYATDFNLEGVDGKKVSLSDYEDAEGFIVIFTCNTCPYAKMYEQRIIKLHKTYADKGYPVVAINPNCSERSPGDSMSEMKKRAQEKGFGFAYLQDETQDITKAYGATNTPHVYILDKENSGKLKVAYIGTIDNNYKDADKANVHYVQDAVDALMQGNSVPETNTKAIGCTIKWKMS
- the purQ gene encoding phosphoribosylformylglycinamidine synthase subunit PurQ produces the protein MKFGIVIFPGSNCDEDLYYVYKEILKLDVVKLWHKERDLKGCDFILVPGGFSYGDYLRSGAIARFSPIMDAVIEHANKGGYVLGICNGFQILTEAGLLPGTLLKNKEQKFICKNAYIKPVSKTALMTASLDHHKAYKIPVAHADGRYYAPENVIKTLEDNDQILFQYCSDKCELDELSNFNGSIHAIAGVCNKEKNVFGLMPHPERASDEALGNTDGKALLASLLEKNLV
- a CDS encoding type II toxin-antitoxin system HigB family toxin — encoded protein: MNVIAKRTLREFWLKHPEAEVALKEWHHTAEKATWEKPSKIVEAIANTRFIGNNRFVFKIRGNNHCLVVKILFPFRQVYVRFVGTHAEYGQIDANTI
- a CDS encoding helix-turn-helix domain-containing protein, with amino-acid sequence MAQLQITPIRSEKDLNKAFARIDQLIEAKPDTVEYEELVILGDLVYAYEQKHHAIGLPDPIDLLKAKIEDGDISLEELKEILPNRSTRSLVLSKQRRIPVKAMYEMVSRGWFPAASVFLPAYFEGFEAAS
- a CDS encoding alkyl sulfatase dimerization domain-containing protein, encoding MFDQLNSALQEGHYQWGLRLADYLLPTDYEKTIVVEVKIKLLRALVAQQINAPARNYYLSYTYELEKNIQ
- a CDS encoding aryl-sulfate sulfotransferase produces the protein MNIAVTSASGQLGSAIVLRPNNGQNEMKSYRSNLLYSLILVSLVMVGKLEAQAQQSERNTTIASIGDAVMEKIDLALPDELYEGYLFWHQADEIDTDVVNYTMLLDTEGKVVHRWDSDLNGGGHTSYLLESGGLLRTGIRDREWVTGQPVAATDILQITDKTGKAIWELSAKNIDINGNKITFHHDMLPMPNGNILVLFYEEISLEEAAAAGWTAGKGKTVWSDGVLEIKPDLKGDSHEVVWYWRFVDHVIQDQDANAANYGVIADHPEKIDGHFPKSYMPMNAVRQHLNGLDYHPGMDQIVVSSFIYNEIWVIDHSTTIEEAAGSTGGRRGMGGDLLFRYGNPAVYAMGTEEDRLFQNQHDANWVDEGLPGAGNILVLNNNTGMGAIARVGTNGAAAAVTQEQLQGISNVHEISPTVNDDGHYVIAKAGAFEAEQIWFWENDDFFAPFQGGARRLPNGNTLLTDTVGRRVWEVAPDGDVVVRYKGPAPAFKAFKYSAEQVAGLLE